From Methanomicrobiales archaeon HGW-Methanomicrobiales-1, a single genomic window includes:
- a CDS encoding acyl-CoA synthetase produces the protein MGKRAITKESYEEMCAHFSIDVPEFYNFGFDVIDAWAKKDRNKLAMIWVNQEGEEKKYSYLDLANLSNQAANILLKYGINKGDRVLVMLPRIPEWWIFAIALIKLGAVFAPCPTMLTPRDIKYRVNKGKFRMVITDLENASKVEEICDECPTLTSRMVADGERQGWASFPYELLYPAPVSHRSVSIPDQRKTKSTDPMLIYFTSGTTGEPKMVLHDHSYPLGHIVTARLWQDIRHNDLHFTVADTGWAKCAWGKIFGQWIEGACIFVYNFTGKFQATEVLPLLEKYMVTTFCCPPTIYRMLILADLERFDLSSLRHCTSAGEPLNPEVIRVWKEGTGLTICEGYGQTETACCVAAFPNVEPRPGSMGKPSPGWKIEVHDDDGKPVAEHEEGRLGISTNPWPPGLFTEYIDNPEENKKSFVNGWYYTGDKVYRDDDGYFWFVGRDDDVIKSSGYRIGPFEVESALIEHPAVQEAAVVGSPDRIRGMIVKAFVVLNAGYDPSESLIKDIKTYVKRTTAPYKYPREIEFVPELPKTISGKIKRNELRAAELKKYLNHK, from the coding sequence ATGGGCAAACGCGCGATTACCAAAGAGAGTTATGAAGAGATGTGCGCACACTTCTCCATCGACGTCCCGGAATTCTACAATTTCGGTTTTGATGTTATCGATGCCTGGGCGAAAAAAGACAGAAACAAACTTGCCATGATCTGGGTGAACCAGGAAGGCGAGGAAAAAAAATACAGTTACCTGGATCTTGCAAATCTCTCCAACCAGGCTGCAAATATCCTCCTGAAATACGGGATCAACAAAGGAGATCGCGTGCTGGTGATGCTTCCCCGTATTCCTGAATGGTGGATCTTTGCCATTGCCTTAATCAAGCTCGGTGCCGTGTTTGCGCCCTGCCCGACCATGCTCACCCCGCGCGATATCAAGTACCGGGTGAACAAGGGTAAATTCCGGATGGTCATCACCGATCTTGAAAACGCATCGAAAGTCGAAGAGATCTGTGACGAATGCCCCACGCTGACCTCCCGCATGGTAGCTGATGGCGAGCGGCAGGGATGGGCAAGCTTCCCGTACGAGTTGCTCTACCCGGCACCGGTCTCGCACCGTTCCGTCAGCATTCCCGATCAGCGGAAGACAAAAAGTACCGATCCGATGCTGATCTATTTCACCTCCGGCACAACCGGAGAACCCAAGATGGTGCTGCATGATCACAGTTACCCGCTCGGGCATATCGTCACTGCCCGGCTCTGGCAGGACATCCGACACAATGATCTGCATTTCACGGTTGCCGATACCGGCTGGGCAAAATGCGCATGGGGGAAGATCTTCGGGCAATGGATAGAAGGTGCCTGTATCTTTGTTTACAATTTCACCGGTAAGTTCCAGGCAACAGAAGTCCTGCCCCTGCTGGAAAAATACATGGTCACAACCTTCTGTTGTCCGCCAACGATCTACCGCATGCTGATCCTCGCTGACCTGGAGCGGTTCGATCTTTCGAGCCTCCGTCACTGCACCAGTGCGGGAGAACCGCTCAATCCCGAAGTGATCCGGGTCTGGAAAGAGGGCACGGGCCTGACCATCTGCGAAGGCTATGGGCAGACCGAGACTGCGTGTTGCGTTGCCGCGTTTCCCAATGTTGAACCTCGCCCGGGTTCCATGGGCAAACCGTCGCCCGGCTGGAAGATAGAGGTACATGATGATGACGGGAAACCTGTGGCAGAGCATGAAGAGGGAAGACTGGGAATCAGCACCAATCCCTGGCCACCCGGCCTTTTTACCGAGTATATCGACAATCCCGAAGAGAACAAGAAGTCCTTTGTGAACGGCTGGTATTATACCGGTGACAAAGTCTACCGTGACGATGATGGCTACTTCTGGTTCGTGGGCAGGGACGATGATGTGATCAAGAGTTCCGGTTACCGTATCGGGCCCTTTGAAGTCGAGAGTGCGTTGATCGAACATCCTGCGGTCCAGGAAGCAGCGGTCGTGGGATCGCCCGACCGTATCCGGGGAATGATTGTAAAGGCATTTGTCGTTCTCAACGCGGGGTACGATCCTTCAGAATCGCTGATCAAAGATATCAAAACCTATGTGAAACGGACCACCGCCCCGTACAAGTATCCCCGCGAGATCGAGTTTGTCCCGGAACTTCCCAAAACCATATCCGGTAAGATCAAGCGCAATGAACTGCGTGCAGCCGAGCTGAAAAAATACCTGAATCACAAGTAA